A stretch of Chryseobacterium viscerum DNA encodes these proteins:
- a CDS encoding sensor histidine kinase: MKSLPSEIKLIFLIALLLVVLLVAFTIFIVLMYNRKQLLYLKEQQLKEAEHQNQLLQKELEKQKVLELERERISHDMHDDLGAGISALKLQAEFLKQKATDDDLESDIDELLKTSEEMNISMREMLWSLNSGNDTLGSFIDYAILYTGNFLKKTKIILLSECEDITAETPVSTEMRRNLFLCLKEAVNNVYKHSHADTLKLSFSQKENNFSMKISDNGIGIQEDLPKGNGLRNMKRRMNELSGECHISSENPGTCLVFKIIV, translated from the coding sequence ATGAAGTCTTTACCTTCAGAAATAAAACTTATTTTTTTAATCGCATTACTTTTAGTGGTGCTTTTGGTTGCTTTTACAATTTTCATCGTATTAATGTACAACCGAAAACAGCTTTTATATCTGAAAGAACAACAGCTCAAAGAAGCCGAACACCAAAACCAGCTCCTGCAGAAAGAACTCGAAAAACAAAAAGTTCTCGAACTGGAACGCGAACGTATTTCCCACGATATGCATGACGATCTGGGGGCGGGAATCTCTGCCCTGAAACTTCAGGCAGAATTTCTGAAACAGAAAGCTACAGATGACGATTTGGAAAGCGACATTGATGAACTTTTGAAAACCTCTGAAGAAATGAATATTTCTATGCGGGAAATGCTTTGGAGCTTGAATTCTGGAAATGATACGTTGGGAAGCTTTATTGATTATGCAATATTGTATACCGGAAACTTTTTAAAGAAAACAAAAATAATATTGCTTTCAGAATGTGAAGATATCACTGCGGAAACTCCTGTTTCTACTGAAATGAGACGTAATCTTTTTCTCTGCTTAAAAGAAGCGGTGAATAATGTATACAAACACAGCCATGCTGATACATTGAAACTTTCATTTTCACAGAAAGAAAATAACTTTTCTATGAAAATATCAGATAACGGAATCGGTATTCAGGAGGACCTGCCAAAAGGAAATGGCCTCAGAAATATGAAAAGAAGAATGAATGAATTATCCGGTGAATGTCATATTTCATCTGAAAACCCCGGAACCTGCCTGGTTTTTAAAATAATAGTATAA
- a CDS encoding response regulator: protein MSISIAIVEDEKNYNNALKKVINYQQDMKVIAQFFDGNDAMQNLPAISPDVVMMDIQLQDMLGIEIIEKLRKEMPDTQFIMCTSFDDDEKIFNSLKAGAMGYLVKGESMDKILSSIRDVYQGGAPMSFSIARRVLKHFERKLPEIKGFDELTEREKEILELLSEGLLYKEIADRKCISIDTVKKHVGSIYRKLHVNNKVEAINKLNQSKN, encoded by the coding sequence ATGAGCATTTCCATTGCCATAGTAGAAGATGAAAAAAACTACAACAACGCGTTGAAGAAAGTCATCAATTATCAACAGGATATGAAGGTAATTGCTCAGTTCTTTGACGGAAATGATGCTATGCAAAATCTCCCCGCCATTTCGCCGGATGTTGTGATGATGGATATCCAGCTGCAGGATATGCTCGGAATCGAAATCATAGAAAAGCTGCGAAAAGAGATGCCCGATACACAATTTATCATGTGTACCAGTTTTGATGATGATGAAAAAATCTTTAATTCTTTAAAAGCCGGCGCTATGGGCTATCTTGTAAAAGGAGAAAGTATGGACAAAATTCTCTCTTCTATCCGCGATGTATACCAGGGCGGAGCTCCAATGAGTTTTTCCATTGCCCGAAGAGTGCTCAAACATTTTGAAAGAAAACTTCCGGAAATTAAAGGTTTTGATGAGCTTACTGAGCGTGAAAAGGAAATTCTCGAACTTCTTTCAGAAGGACTCCTTTACAAAGAAATTGCTGATAGAAAATGCATCAGCATTGATACGGTAAAAAAACACGTCGGAAGTATCTACAGAAAACTTCACGTCAACAATAAAGTGGAGGCTATTAATAAATTAAACCAATCAAAAAACTAA